From a single Bacillus sp. NEB1478 genomic region:
- a CDS encoding lipoate--protein ligase, whose product MLFIDNENITDPRVNLAIEEFALKHLDINETYLLFYINEPSIIIGKNQNTIEEINSEYVREEGIHVVRRLSGGGAVYHDLGNLNFSFITKDDGNSFHDFKKFTDPVVKALKKLGVHAELSGRNDILVDGRKISGNAQFSTKGRMFSHGTLLFDSEIENVVSALKVRLDKIESKGIKSIRSRVTNISEHLPEKTTMEEFKQTLLTYLFEEFDAVPKYELTAKDWEEIRKISRERYANWDWNYGKSPKFNVELSNRFAAGSVDIRLHIVKGIIQENKIFGDFFGVGDVSDIEKKLTGIRYDREEIEKALEDVDMNHYFGNVSRQEFLDLLY is encoded by the coding sequence ATGCTTTTTATTGATAATGAGAACATTACAGATCCACGCGTGAATCTGGCAATAGAAGAGTTTGCTTTAAAACATTTAGACATTAATGAAACGTATTTGCTATTTTATATAAATGAACCTTCTATAATTATTGGGAAGAATCAAAATACAATAGAAGAGATTAATTCAGAGTATGTTCGTGAAGAAGGGATTCATGTGGTTCGCCGATTATCTGGCGGCGGAGCTGTTTATCACGATCTAGGCAATCTTAATTTTAGTTTTATTACAAAGGATGACGGAAATTCTTTTCATGATTTTAAAAAGTTTACCGATCCTGTTGTAAAGGCGCTGAAAAAACTCGGTGTTCACGCAGAACTTAGCGGAAGAAATGATATTTTAGTAGATGGCAGAAAGATTTCTGGAAACGCACAATTCTCTACAAAGGGAAGAATGTTTAGCCACGGAACACTGTTGTTTGATTCTGAGATCGAAAATGTTGTTTCTGCATTGAAAGTTCGATTGGATAAAATTGAATCTAAAGGAATTAAATCGATTCGAAGCCGAGTAACGAATATTTCTGAACACCTTCCTGAGAAAACAACGATGGAAGAGTTTAAACAAACACTTCTTACGTATCTTTTTGAAGAATTTGATGCTGTTCCAAAATACGAACTAACAGCTAAGGATTGGGAAGAGATTCGCAAAATCTCCAGAGAACGTTATGCGAACTGGGATTGGAACTACGGAAAATCTCCAAAATTCAATGTTGAGTTATCTAATCGTTTTGCAGCGGGATCCGTTGATATTCGGCTCCATATTGTAAAAGGAATCATTCAAGAAAATAAAATTTTCGGGGATTTCTTTGGTGTAGGCGATGTTTCGGATATCGAGAAAAAATTAACTGGAATACGCTATGATCGTGAAGAGATTGAAAAAGCGCTCGAAGATGTTGATATGAATCATTATTTTGGCAATGTATCTCGTCAGGAGTTTTTAGACCTTTTATATTAA
- a CDS encoding MBL fold metallo-hydrolase — protein MKLTVLGFWGGYPGAGEATSGYLLQSEGFNLLIDCGSGVLAQLQKYIKPEELDAVVLSHYHADHVADIGVLQYSRLIQSFLQKGMQTLPIYGHNDDEAGLLSLTHLHHTKGMSYDPSRELKVGPFTITFQLTKHAAVCYAMRITDGKETIVYTADTALIPELVPLSSQADLLIAECNFYKGMDGSGPGHMTSEDCGKLAAQAEVNHLLLTHLPHFGELPQLVTEAKEVYNNKVELASSGWTWGA, from the coding sequence ATGAAGTTAACAGTATTAGGTTTTTGGGGTGGCTATCCTGGTGCAGGAGAAGCGACATCAGGCTATCTTTTGCAAAGCGAAGGGTTTAACCTGCTTATTGATTGCGGAAGCGGGGTTCTTGCGCAGCTTCAAAAATACATAAAGCCAGAAGAGCTTGATGCAGTTGTACTTTCTCACTATCACGCCGATCATGTAGCGGATATTGGTGTCTTGCAATACAGCAGACTTATTCAGTCCTTTTTACAGAAGGGGATGCAGACACTGCCGATTTATGGACATAACGATGATGAAGCTGGATTGCTTTCGCTTACACATCTTCACCATACAAAAGGTATGTCGTATGATCCTTCTCGTGAACTAAAGGTTGGACCGTTTACGATTACGTTCCAGCTGACAAAGCATGCAGCAGTTTGTTATGCGATGAGAATCACCGACGGAAAGGAAACGATCGTTTATACGGCAGATACTGCGTTGATTCCCGAGCTCGTTCCTTTAAGCAGCCAAGCGGATTTACTGATTGCTGAGTGCAATTTTTATAAAGGAATGGATGGAAGCGGTCCAGGTCACATGACGTCTGAGGATTGCGGGAAGCTTGCTGCACAAGCGGAAGTGAATCATCTTCTTCTGACACATCTTCCTCATTTTGGAGAGTTGCCACAACTTGTCACAGAGGCGAAAGAGGTGTATAACAATAAAGTGGAGCTTGCATCGTCTGGCTGGACGTGGGGAGCTTAA